In Frankiales bacterium, one genomic interval encodes:
- a CDS encoding acyl-CoA dehydrogenase: MDFEYTPEQVELQRRAAAYVETLMQHEEAVEASGGRLDPAIQRELEQGARDAGLWAMNMPRELGGAGLTMLERVIVSEQVGKATNCLWDFTWWPANVLVHATPEQRERFLLPVIRGEVRDAYAVTEPGAGSDAGGVTTTATKVDGGWLINGEKWFVTAGDVADFLIVHANAGPEAAPTLFLVEKDSPGVEILHTPSFMHTPVLGHPQIGFTDVLVPDDHVLGEVGQGFDLTKEWFVEERLLIAARTIGAAERALQHARDWAVEREQFGRPIAEFQLVQAMLADSAVDIAVNRAYYHQVAGEIDAGADPKTMHAKASIAKLSASEASGRVADRCLQVFGGRGYDRSFAVERIYREVRVDRIWEGTSEIQRLVVANELIKRGLGVLRLPGAQV, encoded by the coding sequence ATGGACTTCGAGTACACGCCCGAGCAGGTCGAGCTCCAGCGGCGGGCCGCGGCGTACGTCGAAACCCTCATGCAGCACGAGGAGGCCGTCGAGGCGTCCGGGGGCCGGCTCGACCCGGCGATCCAGCGCGAGCTCGAGCAGGGCGCGCGCGACGCCGGCCTGTGGGCGATGAACATGCCGCGCGAGCTCGGCGGCGCCGGCCTCACGATGCTCGAGCGCGTCATCGTCTCCGAGCAGGTGGGGAAGGCGACGAACTGCCTGTGGGACTTCACCTGGTGGCCGGCGAACGTGCTCGTGCACGCGACGCCGGAGCAGCGGGAGCGCTTCCTGCTCCCCGTGATCCGCGGCGAGGTGCGTGACGCCTACGCCGTGACCGAACCGGGCGCCGGCTCGGACGCGGGCGGCGTGACGACGACGGCCACGAAGGTCGACGGCGGCTGGCTCATCAACGGCGAGAAGTGGTTCGTCACCGCGGGCGACGTCGCCGACTTCCTCATCGTGCACGCCAACGCCGGCCCGGAGGCCGCGCCGACGCTCTTCCTCGTCGAGAAGGACTCGCCCGGCGTCGAGATCCTGCACACCCCGTCGTTCATGCACACGCCGGTGCTGGGGCACCCGCAGATCGGCTTCACCGACGTCCTCGTGCCCGACGACCACGTCCTCGGCGAGGTCGGCCAGGGCTTCGACCTGACCAAGGAGTGGTTCGTCGAGGAGCGGCTGCTCATCGCCGCCCGGACGATCGGCGCGGCGGAGCGTGCCCTTCAGCACGCGCGCGACTGGGCCGTCGAGCGCGAGCAGTTCGGGCGCCCGATCGCCGAGTTCCAGCTGGTGCAGGCGATGCTGGCCGACTCGGCCGTCGACATCGCCGTCAACCGTGCCTACTACCACCAGGTGGCGGGCGAGATCGACGCAGGCGCCGACCCGAAGACGATGCACGCCAAGGCGTCCATCGCGAAGCTGTCGGCCTCCGAGGCGTCCGGCCGCGTCGCGGACCGGTGCCTCCAGGTCTTCGGCGGACGCGGCTACGACCGCTCGTTCGCGGTCGAGCGCATCTACCGCGAGGTGCGCGTCGACCGGATCTGGGAGGGCACCTCGGAGATCCAGCGCCTCGTGGTCGCGAACGAGCTGATCAAGCGGGGGCTCGGCGTCCTCCGCCTTCCCGGCGCCCAGGTCTGA